The Leptolyngbya sp. 'hensonii' genomic sequence CCCCGGAGCTGCGTTTGCGATCGGAACAACATCCCCAACGAAATACCCTGATTGAGGTGGTTCTGGATTTAGGCCGCCGCCCGGAAGCCCGCTTTCCAGGCATAGCAGAATACCTGTCAGAGGCACCCGTCTCCAAAGCCGACTTGGACTATTGCATCGAACGGGTCGGGGATTTTGGTGGCGACAACCGGGCTGGGATTGAACAGACCCTCCATCGGATCAGTGCCATGCGAAATCGGCGCGGGGACATCATTGGCCTCACCTGCCGGGTGGGGCGGGCTGTATTTGGCACGATCGGCATGATTCGCGATCTGGTCGAGAGTGGCCGATCGATCCTGATGCTGGGCCGTCCAGGGGTAGGAAAAACCACGGCCCTGCGGGAGATTGCCCGTGTCCTGGCGGATGAATTGGAAAAACGGGTCGTGATCATCGATACTTCGAATGAAATTGCGGGGGATGGGGATGTGCCCCACCCGGCGATCGGTCGCGCCCGCCGCATGCAGGTGGCCCGTCCGGAACTGCAACACCAGGTCATGATCGAGGCGGTGGAAAACCACATGCCAGAGGTGATTGTGATTGATGAAATTGGGACGGAGTTGGAAGCCCTGGCCGCCCGCACGATTGCGGAACGGGGGGTGCAACTGGTAGGCACGGCCCATGGAAATCGGATCGAAAACCTGATTAAGAATCCTACCCTGTCAGACCTAGTCGGGGGCATCCAGTCCGTCACCCTGGGGGATGAGGAAGCTCGCCGCCGGGGTAGTCAGAAGAGTGTGTTGGAGCGGAAAGCCCCACCCACTTTTGATATCGCGATCGAAATGCTGGAGCGCCAGAAATGGGTCGTCCATGAACAGGTAGCGGAAACCGTGGATATCCTGCTGCGAGGACGCCAACCTAATCCCCAGATCAGAACCGTGAGTGAAACGGGCAAGGTGGTGATCACCCATGAACTGCCAGATGCCACATCTGACACCTTTGCCCAGAGCCTGCCGACCAGTCGCCGCTGGCGGACCTCCGGCCAGATGATGCCTCTGCCCACCCCATTTCGGGAGGGTCATCGCACCAGCCATAAGGCCGAACGGCGGCTGGAAGCCGTGAATGATGTTCTGGCCGAAGAGACTTCAGCGCGTCAGATCGATGCCCCTGAAGAGCCACCGCCTGAAGACTACCCGCAGCCCCCGATCGCCAGCGCTGAACCTGCGGCTGAGCCTCGGATGAACCTGGAACCGCTGGAAGGACTGGGAGGCGGACGCTCGAAGCAAGCCAGAGAGACCCAAAGAGACCTGTTCGCTGCAGCCCTGGGAAACTATGACGACGACGAGATGGTATCCGGACCAAACGGGGAAGAACTCCCCCTTAGCCTCTATCCCTATGGCATCAGTCGGCATCACCTGGATCAGGTCGTCCGGACCCTGGAACTCCCCGTCACCCTCACGAAGGACATCGACAGTGCGGATGCCGTGCTAGCCCTGCGATCGCATGTCAAAAACCATGCCAAGCTACGACAGATGGCCAAGTCTCGCCATATTCCCATCCACACGCTGAAAGCCAATACCATCCCCCAGATCGCCCATGCCCTGCGGCGGTTGTTGGACATGGACGATCCAGGCAGCCTGGATCCCGACGAGTTCAGTCTCTATGTCCGGGGCAGCGATGAGGATGAGATTGAAGCCCTGGAAGAGGCCCGTCTCGCCGTGGAACAGATTGTCATTCCCAGGGGACAGCCGGTTGAACTTCTGCCCCGATCGGCCAAAGTCCGCAAAATGCAGCACGAACTGATTGAGCACTACCATCTCAAATCCCGCAGTTTTGGCGAAGAACCCAACCGCCGCCTGAGAATCTACCCAGCTTAGCCATCAGACATGTCCTGTCTGGCTCTCTTCTGTCTGGAAAACACCTATCCAAAGAAATTGCCACCTCTCCTGAAGGTGGCAACGTTAACCTGTTAATGACCCATCAGTCGTCGCTGATGGTGTAGAGATAGACAATGAAACGCTGAGATCAGGCTTACGCCAGGTTGGCCCGACGCTTCCGCTTGATCGCACCAGCACCCAGGGCACCGATCGCCAGCAGACCAGCCACAGCCGCAGGCTCAGGCACCACAGCAACGCCATCGATGTACAGAATGGAATCAAGCTGAGTGTCATTGGTGTTGGCAACACCAAAGCCCAGGGTGTAAAGCCCATCCGCCAGGAAGGTATACTCAACATCCTTATAGCCACTGTCGTTGTAGTCGCCAACCAGAGCGATGCTGGACAACAGGTTAGCACCATTGCCCACGGTGAAGAAGCCATAGTCGTCGAAGC encodes the following:
- a CDS encoding R3H domain-containing nucleic acid-binding protein, whose product is MQITDDLDKLLEILPPELRLRSEQHPQRNTLIEVVLDLGRRPEARFPGIAEYLSEAPVSKADLDYCIERVGDFGGDNRAGIEQTLHRISAMRNRRGDIIGLTCRVGRAVFGTIGMIRDLVESGRSILMLGRPGVGKTTALREIARVLADELEKRVVIIDTSNEIAGDGDVPHPAIGRARRMQVARPELQHQVMIEAVENHMPEVIVIDEIGTELEALAARTIAERGVQLVGTAHGNRIENLIKNPTLSDLVGGIQSVTLGDEEARRRGSQKSVLERKAPPTFDIAIEMLERQKWVVHEQVAETVDILLRGRQPNPQIRTVSETGKVVITHELPDATSDTFAQSLPTSRRWRTSGQMMPLPTPFREGHRTSHKAERRLEAVNDVLAEETSARQIDAPEEPPPEDYPQPPIASAEPAAEPRMNLEPLEGLGGGRSKQARETQRDLFAAALGNYDDDEMVSGPNGEELPLSLYPYGISRHHLDQVVRTLELPVTLTKDIDSADAVLALRSHVKNHAKLRQMAKSRHIPIHTLKANTIPQIAHALRRLLDMDDPGSLDPDEFSLYVRGSDEDEIEALEEARLAVEQIVIPRGQPVELLPRSAKVRKMQHELIEHYHLKSRSFGEEPNRRLRIYPA